The DNA region GCGCTGGTGTTTGTAGATCGGCATAAGACATTAAAATGTCAGGAGCCGGTGTAGCCATCGCAGGGTCAGTCCACACATCGGTAAATTCAATATCTAAATTGGGCTCTGGAACGCCATTGATACGCGTGTAGGCTTCGGCCATCGTTTCACCGTCTTCGGCAAATAAATTCGGGTCACTGTTTGGGAAGGTTGTATTGCCGATTGAGCCTAGATACACCGAGACAGGATCGGCATCACTTCGACCGTGTGAAACTTCACTGTTCGCTGTATGACAACCCGTACAGTTGCGCTCTTCACCGAGTCTCAGCTGAATCCAGTTTTCATGGCGTCCTGAAATACGTTGACCTTGAGCATCCAGAATACTAATGGCAAAAGGTACATTAGCAGGAATCTTCACCTTGACGGAGCCATCGGGTTGAATAGGAACATAACCGAGTATTTCACGCATCAACTGCTGCCGAGAGCGACCGAATGCTGAGTTATCAAAGTCGTAAACGTCTTCATCGGGCATTGCCACGCCTTTCACGACTCTTAGGAAGCGTGCGGGACGTTGATCCGGCGGCGTCATAACGGGATCAGCCATTGCAGTGATACCCATAGGGGTCGTATCAACACCGTCTAAGTCGTATACGGAGCGAATGTGCAAAACGCCGACATTCTCAGTGACCAAATCATTATCGATATCGATGCCGGGAATACCGTCCGGTAAAAAAGTAGGAGAATCGCTGCGAGCTTGCATAACAACGGGTTCAGTGAACCAAAAATCAGGTTCTGCCACCACCACTGGCGACTGGGTATTTTCTTCGCGATTCCATAACCAAATACCATACGCGGGCGTCGCGGCCAATAACTCACCATCGTCATAACGCTGCAAATTTTCATCGGTACAGACATAAATAACCGGCGGCTCATCGGTTACGTTGACTTCTCTCAACATACAAGGCGACCAGCTCATCATTACGCGGCTGCCAGAATCATCCCACAGCGGAGAAACACTGTGGTACAAACCGCTTGGAGACGGAGTGTCGTCGGTATTAACCAGATCGGCAGCAATTGATCGTTGACCCTCACCCGTCGTTCCATCTAACATTTGATCGGCTTCGATAAAGTTTTGATGATCAATGACCACCGGGTCGCCACCATAAAATAAACTTTGTTGTGGTTTACTGAGCACAAGCAATTGACCATCGGGCATGGCTAATGGCTTAGTAAATAGAGCTTCAACGCCGCCATTGCCGGTATTTTGCGAGTGATAGCCATATAAGCGCTGCACGTCGCGTCCATCGGGACGAACTGAGTACAATGACCGAGCATCAGAGCCCCCCATGTTGTCCCAACGCAAAAAGGCAATGCGCCCGTTACTTAACAAGGTCGGGAATAAGTCGTGGCTTTGATTGTAGGTTATCTGGTTTATCTCACTGCCATCGGCTTCCATGACATGCAGGGTATAGGCATGAGTATCTAAATCTTCTTCAAGTCCAGAGAACTGTGGTTTCCCCTCGTCAAGAAGAATCGCCTTTGCTTGGCGTTGTCGGGTCGATGCAAACACAATCCGACCATCGGGTAAAAAGGCCGGCATCACATCATGGCCGTCTTCGGCCACGATGTTAGAAGCGATTACTCGAGTTAATTCGTCGGTTTCAACATCGTAGGTCCAGATGTTCCATTTCGGTTGCTCATCATCATCGGCGTTGGGTATTTCTGGCGCTCTCATCGCAAACACCAGTTTCAAGCCATCAGGAGAAACCGATAAATCTTTCACATCGTACAGAGGAATATCATCGGGAGCATCAGGGTCGATGAACGCTCGCGAGGTAATATCAACCGCAGCTGCGCTGGGTAATGCTCGTGGTTTCAACAATAAGACCGCGCCAGGATTAAATAACTCAGGTTGGAACACGTCGTCCATAATTGGATTGCCGTCTTCATCTCGCGGCACCGGTCGCTTGATAAACGCCATGGCAAAATCCGTCACGGTTGGATCGGGACTTTGCGAACTGTCGGCTATCGGGTCTTCACTGGTACAGGCGGTCAAACCAACACTGACTGAGAGAATTACCGTAATTATTCTAAAACTGAGATAATTTTTCATATTCTTCCTGCCACTTGTCTGCGCAAGTGAAAACACCGTTGTTGCTGCAACCCGCTAATAACGCCACCATCACCGTCAGTAACGACTCACCTATTATTTACATCTGACAGCATATTATGCAGCAGAATCTTTTTAATACTGTGGTCAAATTCACGAAAAACACTTTGTCAAGCGACTACAATCAGCTCAAATAGTGATGATTTATTGTGCAGAGTACTCTGGCGCGAATTTGATCGAGGACCCAAAATGACAACAATGCCACAAAACAACGCTCTAACAGGCCGGCGCTTATGGACCTGTTTAGCTGCGACCGTCCTGTGCCTAGCGACAGCGCAACCCGCGCTGGCTGGTGCTCGAGAGCAAGCCAAGCGAATTCATGACCGACTCGCCGGCACCCACCCTTCTGAGACCGTTCTCGATCAAATGGAGGCTTCAATTAACGCTGGTAACCCCCAAGAAGCGGCGGACCTAGCGATGGAGAATTCTGCATTCTACAACGTCACCCTAAAAAATATGGTCACTCCGTGGACAAATGAAGCCCAAACCGTGTTTGCACCGTTAAATGACTATACCGCAACGGTCATTGGCATCGTTCGCGACGAAGACGACTTCCGTAAGATCTTATTTGATGATGTGCTCTACACCGCAGATAACAGTGTAGGAGCTCCAGCCTACCAAAACAATAATAATGCACATTACGAGTATCTAGAGAACAACAACATCAATTTGAAAGATTTGTTAGTTCGCCGAGCACAATCCAGCGTCAACGGCTTACCACCAGAAGCGACCGCTGGAGTGCTAACCAGCCGTGCTGCTGCGAAAGCTTTCTTTATCGCAGGCACCAACCGAGCAATGTTTCGCTTCACTCTGATTAATCATATGTGTGGCGACTTAGAAGCCTTTAAAGATGAAACTCGCATACCCGACCGTATCCGCCAAGACGTCAGTCGCAGCCCAGGTGGTGATAGTCGTATCTTCTTGAATAGCTGTATCGCGTGTCACTCAGGCATGGATCCTCTCGTTCAAGCGTTTGCCTATTACGACTACGAGTTCAACGCTGAAACTGACCCAGAGGGCGAAAATGGTGAGCTCGTCTACAACACCGCTGGCATGACCGATCCTGACACAGGTACTCGCGTCAAAGCGAAGTACCATATCAACAACAACACATTCAAATACGGCTACGTTACCCAAGACGATCAATGGAGTAACTACTGGCGCAAAGGGCAAAACGCTAATTTAGGCTGGGATCCTGCACTAACGGGTGAAGGTCAAGGCGCAAAATCGATGGGGCAAGAACTGGCCTACTCTGCTCGCTTCGCGCAATGCCAAGTACGCAAAGTCTTCAAAACCGTTTGCCTACGCGAACCAGGTAACGCTGCCGATCGTAGTCAGATTGAAACCATGGTGACCAACTTTGCCAACAGTAACTACAACCTCAAGCAAACATTCGGCGAAAGTGCCGTGTATTGCATGGGCAACTAGGCAGGAATTGAATGATGACGACAATAATGACGAATTCCACTAAGCAACGGTTGAAGAAGCCGACTGTAAAGATGATGGTCGTTCCAGTCCTTTTCTCGGTACTGGCGGCTTGTACTGGCGGTGGTCCAGAAAATGCTCCGGTGAATCAGAATCAAGGCAATAATGGCGGGAATAACTATTCCGGTCCTCCGCCTCAAACGGATGACGTACAACGTTTTCAAACTTATTTCTGGAGTAACGTACTTGATAAATGCGGTGATTGTCATAACGAAGGTGGACAATCCCCGACGTTTGCACGGCAAGACGATGTTAATCTCGCTTACGCAGAAGCAAACACCGTTGCTGATTTAGGCTCTCCCGCAGACTCTCGCTTGGTCGCTAAAGTATTAAGCGGTCACAACTGTTGGCTATCGAGCAATCAAGCATGTGCTGACACCATGACCTCCTACATTACTAACTGGGCTGGAAACAGCGGAAATGCTTCAACAGAGATTGAGCTTTCCGATCCTCCTACTCTTTCTGATCCAGGAGCGACGAAAAACTTCCCTGAAGACCCAACACTGTTCCAAACTTATGTTTATCCTTTGTTGACTCAGTATTGTTCCGATTGTCACAAAGAGTCGGCGACTACGCCAATTTCTCCATTCTTTGCCAGTGACGACATCAATTCAGCTTATGCGGCGGCTCAAAGTCGTATCAACCTAGACACGCCGGCTGACTCACGATTTGTAACGCGATTACGCTCTGAGTTCCATAACTGCTGGGATGTCTGTGAATATGACGACCCTAACTTAGTGTCTGACAGTGATGAAATGGAAGCGGCGATTGCTCAGTTCTCTGATGCAATTCCGGTATCTCAGCTCGATCCTGATACGGTGTCATCGAAAGCGATGACTTTATACAATGGGATTCTTGCAAGCTCTGGTGGTCGACATGAAGTCGATGCCATCGCGACTTGGCAGTTCAAAGCGGGACAAAACAATACTGCTTTTGACACCAGCGGTGTAGAACCTGCTTTAGAACTTACCCTCAACGGTGAGTTTGAGTGGGTCGGCGGTTGGGGTATTAACCTCAAAGGCGGCAGCGCTCGTGCCAGCACAGCGAATAGCAAAAAACTTCATGACTTAATTAAGGCAACCAACGAATACACCATTGAAGGATGGTTTGCACCCGCCAATGTCACTCAAGAAGGCCCTGCTCGCATCGTGTCTTACTCGGGCGGAGAAACCACTCGTAACTTTATGCTTGGACAAACCTTGTATAACTACGATTTCTTAAATCGTAGTACCAACAGCGACGCGAATGGTGAACCAGGCTTATCAACAGCCGATGCTGACGAACGCTTGCAAGCAACGCTGCAACACGTTGCCATCACTTACGATCCGGTCAATGGTCGACGAATCTACGTGAACGGCGAATACACTGGCGATGTTGATGGTGTTGAACCCGGAACGTTAAACGATTGGGATGACACCTACATTCTGGTCTTGGGTTCAGAAACCAACAATGATTTTAAATGGCAAGGTGTTATTAAGTTTTTAAGTATCCACAACCGTGCGTTAACGGCTGAGCAAGTCTCACAAAACTTCAATGCTGGCGTTGGTGAACGCTTTTACTTGCTGTTTAACATTTCGCAAATCATCAATCCAACCGATGAAGCCAATGGAACCAATGAGGCGCGCGCTTATATCGTCTTTGAAGCGGCTCAATGGGACAGCTACAGCTATCTATTCAACGCTCCGTTCTTCATTTCATTAAACCCAGACTTCACCCCTCAAGCGATTCCGCTAAAAGGCATGAGCCTTGGGATTAACGGAAAAGAGTCTCCGGTTGGACAAGCTTACCGAAACCTAGACTTGACGCTAGACGGCGCAAACTATGATCCCGATGCGGGACAAGTCGTCTCGACTCTTGGTACGGTTATTGGTTTAGAACAAGGTCCGTCGGTTGATGAGTTCTTCTTAACGTTCGAACAACTGGGTGACAAAACTAACGTTCGAGTTGATGCAGACCCATCACCCGTTCCAACACCGCCAGACGCATCACCGGTTGCTTCTGAAATCGGTGTTCGAACCTTCGAAGAAGTCTATGCCACGCTTGCGCAAATGACCGGAGTTAGCATGAACCATCCGAAAGTTCAGGCAACTTACTTAAAAGTGAAGCAACAATTGCCAACAAGCGAAGGCATTGAAAGCTTCTTATCTTCGCATCAAATGGGCGTAACGCAATTAAGCATCGAATATTGCTCAGCTCTGATGGATGACACAACGCTTCGAGCTCAGACTTTCCCAGGGTTCAATTTCGGGGGTTCAGTGACTGCAGCGTTTGATGCGACTGGTCGCAGCGCCTTAATTGACCCATTGCTTGTTCGAGTCATGGGCACAGGCTTAGCGTCACAACCTGCTGACAATGATGTCAGTACGGAGCTAAATAATTTAATCGATACACTAACCGCTTGTGGAAACAGCTGTGAAGCAGGTCGTACTGTTAAGGTTGCTAAGTCGGTCTGTGCCGCTGCCTCTGGTAGCGCGGTCATGTTGGTACAATAGAGGTGAAAAAAATGAGTAAACGTAATAATAAAACCCTACATCCAGATGTGCCTCTGTATCATACCGCCCATAAGCGCCCAGTAACACGTCGCGACTTTTTGGCTCAAGGTATGATTGCCGGCAGTGGAACCCTTCTTGGCACTTCACTTCTTGGCGCATTATCGAATCCTCTTTATGCTGAGCTAGCGCCCGATGTTCGTGATTTAAGAGATGTGTATTGCGGTCTTTCAGCTCAAGGCGCTGGTAAAATTCCATTTATCGCATTCGATTTAGCCGGTGGAGCCAACATGGCCGGCTCGAATGTCTTGGTTGGTGGCGCTGGCGGTCAAATGGACTTCTTAACCACCGAAGGCTATAGCAAGTTAGGCTTGCCCGGTGATATGACGCCGAATCTTATCGATCCAACCACGCAAATGAATTACTACAACAACGAGCTTGGTCTCGCCTTTCATAGTGACAGTGCGTTCCTGCGCGGAATCTTCGACAAGTTTTCGGTTGGCAATCGAGCCAACGTTAATGGAGCAGTCA from Pleionea litopenaei includes:
- a CDS encoding LamG domain-containing protein, translating into MMTTIMTNSTKQRLKKPTVKMMVVPVLFSVLAACTGGGPENAPVNQNQGNNGGNNYSGPPPQTDDVQRFQTYFWSNVLDKCGDCHNEGGQSPTFARQDDVNLAYAEANTVADLGSPADSRLVAKVLSGHNCWLSSNQACADTMTSYITNWAGNSGNASTEIELSDPPTLSDPGATKNFPEDPTLFQTYVYPLLTQYCSDCHKESATTPISPFFASDDINSAYAAAQSRINLDTPADSRFVTRLRSEFHNCWDVCEYDDPNLVSDSDEMEAAIAQFSDAIPVSQLDPDTVSSKAMTLYNGILASSGGRHEVDAIATWQFKAGQNNTAFDTSGVEPALELTLNGEFEWVGGWGINLKGGSARASTANSKKLHDLIKATNEYTIEGWFAPANVTQEGPARIVSYSGGETTRNFMLGQTLYNYDFLNRSTNSDANGEPGLSTADADERLQATLQHVAITYDPVNGRRIYVNGEYTGDVDGVEPGTLNDWDDTYILVLGSETNNDFKWQGVIKFLSIHNRALTAEQVSQNFNAGVGERFYLLFNISQIINPTDEANGTNEARAYIVFEAAQWDSYSYLFNAPFFISLNPDFTPQAIPLKGMSLGINGKESPVGQAYRNLDLTLDGANYDPDAGQVVSTLGTVIGLEQGPSVDEFFLTFEQLGDKTNVRVDADPSPVPTPPDASPVASEIGVRTFEEVYATLAQMTGVSMNHPKVQATYLKVKQQLPTSEGIESFLSSHQMGVTQLSIEYCSALMDDTTLRAQTFPGFNFGGSVTAAFDATGRSALIDPLLVRVMGTGLASQPADNDVSTELNNLIDTLTACGNSCEAGRTVKVAKSVCAAASGSAVMLVQ